Part of the Phycodurus eques isolate BA_2022a chromosome 3, UOR_Pequ_1.1, whole genome shotgun sequence genome, CAAAGTTTGTATTTCTCGTGTCTTGCAGACATCCAACGACACAGAAGTTCCAGTTTGAAGCAGGAGCATCTACAGTCCCCTCACATtaaggaggaaaaggaggaggctGACATCAGCAAGTTGCCGCTGACTGCTCCCCATATTGAGAGTGTCGATGGCAACGACGAACCACCCGAGTCGTTACAGTTACATCACAGTCCAAGTCGAAACCGCTGTGGAGGATCACCGCCAGATGACCTTttagctccactgtcagatTGTGAGGACATGGAAGAACTTTTGAGGAGTGATGTAGAACGTGAAGGTGACGACAAACAGTCGAATCACTCTGAAAAGATGACGACTTTTGACAAAGAGGAAACTTCACAAATGTGTGAACAACATTTTacttgctcagtttgcggtaaaCGTTTGGCTAACAACTCAATATTGATGAGACACTTAAGAActcacactggagaaaaaccattTGGTTGtttagtttgtggtaaaagatttacTCAAAAGCCGAGCATGGTATcccacatgagaacacacacaggagaaaaaccctttgtttgcttagtttgtggtaaaGCGTTCACTCAGAAGCCACATCTTGTatcacacatgagaacacacacaggagaaaaaccctttagcTGTTCAATTTGTGGTGGAAGGTTTCGTCATAGGTCCAATTTAAATGCACACATGCGCAAACACCAAACAGAGAGAATAAATGTGTTGCAATAgtccaccccaaaaaattacttaaaatctgtaaatattctgttttttttatttgccgtTCACTACAAATTATTGTTGTCGTCATCGTACTGCACAGCTGACTCGTCGTCATCTTTACTCAATTTTTATATTTGGTAACTATTTCCTTGTGTATTTATTAGGGCTGCGTATTGTTAAGGACCTCACGATATTATACAGTTCGATTcagtttgatttttatttctttagggTGTGTTTAGAtttgatattgatttaaatgctttATCGATTCAGTAAGATAagtatacagcggctgaaataagtattttaacaaGTCACCacttttctcaaatatatttccaaagttgcTATTCACATGaaactttcaccagatgttgagaacaacccaagtattccatacatacaaaagtattgaacacgccaactggtatttatttaatactttataCAAAAGCcattgtttgcaatgacagcttcaagaggCCTCCTGTTTGGAggaactagtcgcatgcattgctctggtgtgattttggcccattccgccacacaagcagtcttcaaatcttgaaggttccgtgggcttcttttatggaccttgagtttcagttgtttccatagatttttgaacCCTTTTTGGATTCAAGTCAAGTGATTGGCCGGGCCGTTCTagcagtttgttttttctttgaatcCAATTTCCTTGGCGGtatgtatgttttggatcattatccattatcatccgaccagactatactcgcccagtatttaactggcttgtccaaatgttgttcagcaaacctTTAACGAGCGTtgacatcctttttttttcccagcaatggGGTGTGCGTGCAGGCCATGGCAtcagagtgcattactcactgttttccttgtgtcaACAGCACCTGCAAATTCCAGGATTCtgtcttgtctttttgtttcataCAAATGTAGCTGATAAATTTTGTGGGGTAAAAATCTGAAGTTCTTGTTTTATGAAATCATGGCTCATTAAATATATAGATTTTCCTAATGTAGTTGTATTGATGTGCATTAAAATACAGGGAAAAACACCAACTTGTAATTTTTACGGGTCTCCGAAATACGAGAAGACGTCGGTGGACCAGTCACTTCTTGGTCAAATATTGCTTCAAGCATGGTATCGCACGTTAGCACACACTGGAGTAAACACCTTTTGTTCTGTTTGCGGTCGAAGCTATAGTCTGAGCAAATTTGACTGCACACAAGCTTATGCACAATACAGAGAATAAAAGTTATTCAGCAGATTGTTGTTTTCAGTTGAATGTTATTCTTCCGAAGAGGtgtaaatgttctgttttgCTGTGCAGTACACAACAAATCATTGTTGTCGTCTTCATCATACAGCACAAGCTGAGTCATCGTCGTATTGACTCAATGTTGGCATCTTCTTTTCTTGGTAAcgatttactgtgtgtgtgtgttgtgttgtgtttaggGCTTCACCTAGAAAGGGATGCGCTGCTGTGCTGTATGTAAAAGTGTCACTGTCCAAATACAGTGGATAAGTATTCAGACttccttaaaattttcactcttttttttttatgttgcagccaattgctaaaatcatttaagctaATTTCCCCCTTCCCACTACAGCTACTTTATTTAGCTTCCTCTGCTCTGTTCTTGAGCCGTCGCAAGATGGCGACCGTATGACGTATCAGATGCGTTGCCGCTGTTGCAAAAGCACCatcgaagaagaaaaaggcgGAAGTTAGCATGACGAGTCGCCCAAGCTTAACTGGACTATAAGGAGTAAAGCACAAGGTTGAATTTGCGAATCTTCGCTCGTTGAGCTATCTACAGCACCAACATGTTGAAAGAGTTGGTAAGGGAGCGACTCATTGCGGCCGCCGACGAAATCTTCGGACTGTTTGAAAGAACGATCGCGTCGTACGAGGAGCAACTTGGTCGAGCGAGAGAGGAGACCGAGCGACACCGACGACAACTGGAATCTGTTGGCGTGACTCGAATTGTGGTACACGTGAAAGGTCTGTTCTCTAAATGTCTACttatcatttgcattttattcattaaatacGTTATTTCAAAACGACGTTCATTATATCTGGTTCAAGCAGAGgtgggaagtaacgaagtacTCTTACTTagtaaccaaaaattgtgaagacccacaattaattcatgatttaacaaggggaggtcattactttttcacgcAGTGCCAGGTatctgaatagtttttttccccgccTTTTGTAAatttacggaagcgtattgcattcacttggattaaaaaaaaaaactcctgtttttctgagtaatttttttgagggctttgtttttctgactattttatATACAACAGACTGActataacagaaaaaaatagtcagaaaaacaaagccctcaaaaaaattactcagaaaaacaggagttttttgtttttttatcccagtgaatgcaatacgcttccgtataaattaaatcatttaaaaaccttttaagttttcttgggttatatttgtctgatgtttacagttgtttgaagatgttaaacattaaagtggggaaaatgcaaaaatataagcatttgagaagggagccaatactttttcacagcgcTATATATGTGAATGTGTCAAGGAAAAGGCAGTCCTTTAGGCCTGGTGCACACAGGattttttaattcttaattttgtgtgtgtgtgtggcaggcTGTGGTGTGTTCTGATAACATCAACGCAGACCGCCACACACAAAGGCCCTCTTCGGATTCTCGTTTTTGCGTCTGAAGTTTCCTTTCCTCTCCTACCCAAGTGAGATGAACCAGAAGTACTTGGAGGATAGGTCCTTCCAATTCTACAAAATGCTTAGGAAAGGTGCCTCAATGCCACCTTTAGTGCCAAGTTACTCCTGAGTAACCTTTACAAAAGGAATTCTATTACCCACAACCGTTTACGGGCGCAATTTGTAAAGCAACAGACCACCGACTATGTGACTATCACAGACTATGCGGAGATGCTTGAGTTTCACgcaagagaattaaaaaaaatatatttaaacgtTTAATACGGTACAGAAGggtgtatttatatttaaaaaaatgtatcatgAATACAGTCATGGTGAACAATGCCAATGTCAACGTACACATTTGAGATGTAAATATGCATGAaatgaggacccaggttcaaatccagaaaCGGTACACCGCCTGCAGGCAAGAAAAAGACCAAAGACTGTAAAAGACAAACGACGCAGATATTTACGTGATATCATGTTGAATTTGTATTCAGAGTGGAGGAAGCACGgtgagttcaaatcccggttacctcccacatcccccaaaacatgcgtgataggttgattgaagactcaatccCTAGTGGggacaagcggtacggaaaatggatgggtgtaaGACTAACATAacatgagagaaaaaaagaactttaaacacaaaatatatcacACAGAAATGTGTGCGAGGGATAAAAGgccagacaaatacaacaaagcAAGCACGACTTTACAGGGTAGAATCTgaaaattgttgaaaaaaacaaatatttttattagtgagcaaatatttcacaaaaatggtaaatgcatgtatttaatttatttatgtaaatatgGTATGATATCAATATGTGAACACGAATGAAGCCTAAATATCGGATACAGTTTTGTAATCTTTAGTTGCTCTGTGCTGACATTTTgcagtgaaaaacattttatttgattattcatcaaatatttttcagGTAAAGTCTGCAAGCTAGAGACTACACCAGCAATACTCGCTGTCACGGGATGACtggctacaaaaaaaatcatttgaaacaGGGCTGTCCGTTCCTATGTTcgaaaggaagcaccttttcATGTCTCCTAGGCCCGATAATGTATTCTAACAAAAGTTAACGAAGGCGGCATCAAGGTTAGGAGATTGGACTTTCTGAACAGGACCAAAGATTCTATTCTGCCACCAATCTCAAAATCTCGCGTGGTCACACGTGATCTGACAAAAATGAAGACGGGCAGACACTTCTGGGTATGTGCCGATTAATGCCGGAGGGAGTGGAGGCGGAAGTGGTGGAGATAAATAAAGACGTGTTTTGGGAAATACTCTCTTGCTGCCTCGGCAACCCACTTTTAAACATAAAACGACATCaggtaagacatttttgttttcatttacagtcgTATTCATGTTCGTCAGTCTTGGGTGCTTCTTTGCTTGGCTATATTCTGTTCCATGCCACAATTCACAACATCATGACTCGGGAGGTGTCGGCattccccccacacacacacacgaagagtTTTTGTCATAAATATTGAATGCGTACATTATTTAAGATGGTCGGCCCtgacctgtttcggaccctaaaatcgggacaaaTTCACTCAACACACCTCAGGCCTAGGATATTCTTAAAAGATTTAAGATTGTCTGGTTtttgacgtgcttggtcgggaagggcagaatcgggacaaaaacaggctgattgtttttatgtgtggACCGACCGGCCTTTAGTAGACGAGCACAAAAATGACTAAGTCAGGCATTTGGAAGTATTGAAAaatatagtccatccatccatcttctgtactgcttatcctctcGAGGCTCGCGTGACAAATATAGTACTACATTTAAACTAAATCAATTTATGAAGTTCTAGGAATTATTGTCATACTGTTTTCTACTGTACAAgtgcataataattctcaaaactTGAATTGACTCCCAAACTGTACACTATAAATGTACGTGGGCTACCTCTGTAGTTTGCAAAAGAATGGCTCTCTTTTCTTGTGAAGTTGTTGACTAACATTTAGGGTAAGTTTGGAAATACACTCCAAGCGCCCCCTCTACACTCTGGACCGTTCGGAAACTCCGATCGTTGTTGGAATGTGCTGTTCGGTTATTCAGAGCGCCGCACTCCTGGCCGCTCTGACTCGGGAGGCAGCACGAGCATGGAAGCTGTTCAAGCAAGGCGGTCGTTCGTAACTTCAAAGAAAGAGAGCGCGCTCTGCCTCTCGGAACAGTCCACTCTCACAGTAGAGTGAGGGTGTCGGATTGAATTTCTGAGCGTAGTCTTAATTGCACAAACTATTACCATAGCATAAATTCACCTGGCTTCAGTGAAAGGCACCTTGGATTCCGTTCCCAGACTTTGCAGACAATGATATTTGGTAGAATCACAATATAATTGATGTGTTTGAGCCAaactgtgtttgttttgctcgTGTCCTGCAGACCTCCAGCAGCAGTCGGGGGGCTCCAGTTTGGAGCAGGAGCATCCACAACCCCTCCACCTTAAAGAGGAAGCGGAGCATCCACAACCCCTCCACCTTAAAGAGGATGTGAAGGATCCACAGTATGTTCGCatcaaggaggaagaggagaaggctGAGGTCACTGAGTTCCCACTGACCTGTGTTTCTGTCGGCAGTAAAAACTATGAAGACGAACCATGTGAGCCCTCGGAACTTCATCGTCACAGTCTAAGTGGAGATCAATGTGGAAGACCACCACCAGAAAACCTTTTAGCTCCACTGTCTGACGGTGACGCCACTGAAGAATCATTGAGGCGCAACGACGACTATGAAGGTGACATCGGACAATCGCAATGCTCTGAGATGGAGACGACTCCTGGCCGCAAGGAAACTTCACAGACATGTAATCGACGTTTTAGCTGCCCAGCTTGTGGTAAAACATTTGTTAGCAATTCAGCACTGATTATACACACAAGAAttcacacaggagaaaaaccctttggttgctcagtttgtggtaaaggtTTCACTTGCAAAGTAGGATTTGTaacacacatgagaacacacagtggagaaaaaccttttagttGTCCCCTTTGTCATAAAAAATTTTCTCGAAAGGATCATATGGGAACGCACTTGAAAACACATACAAGAGAAAAACCCTTTTGTTCCGTTTGTGGTAGAAAGTTTCCTCATAAGTCCAGTTTGAATATGCACATGTGTGCGCACGACacggagagaaaaaaagttttattacaGTAGTCCACCTTTTAAATTAATTGGTTTCTTCTGAAGGCTGTACtggctcttttaaaaaaaaaaaaaaaaaaaaaaaaaaatatatatattacacaagTCATTGTTTTCTTCAACGTACTAAACAGCGGATACATCATCTTCGCTTTTACCCAATGTTGGTATCTGTACTGAtttacttttgtgtgtgtgcgcgcgcatgtgcaCATGTATAAATGCCACTGTCCGAATTATTCCAGACCTAACGGtgtgttttcaaaatgtaagCATCACCTGTAAAATGATGCAAAATCTATATAAAATGTACATGTACCAtaatgtttttgtctgttttattctTTGCTTTGTGGACAATTTCAATTCTGAACCCTCTGCAACCTCGTGGAGGACGCTGAGTCGTGCCAActttgaaatgtaaaacaattctgctAAATTAATATGTTTTTGATCTGAAAAAAGGAGGATTTGGGAGGGGGGatgcggggggtgggggtgagtTGAAAATTTGAGTCACGGTATTGAAATTGAGTGAAGGAATCAAAAAGAGTGTaattggaaagaaaatggataagATCAGAGCTCTGGACAATATCAAAGACATCAATCCAATAGAGAGAGCAATTGAGATCTATTGTATGTAAAGCTTGGAGCAATTATAAAGGCAAAAATAAGAGACTGAAACCTATTACTCATTTGTAAAAATTAGGAACAATGTGGAAAAGCAATTAAGTTAAAAATCGTATGTGGATTAGAAGTCGTTGAGGTTAATAAATAACGGGGGGATATACAATACGGCCTACCAATAGATGATTTGGATAAAAGAGTATGTTCTTACTATATGGGTggaaatatgtcacaaaatcatTTACACGTGTGTTTTCCAAATCCAGAAATATATCCGCGAttcacacgtgtatatataaaGAAATCGCATTCCTCATGTCAGCCAGATACAAAAAGCAGCTTGTTATTACAGCTTTTAAATGATAGTCTATGCTCTCAACGCTGACAGATGAAAATGAACTAACTTTAGTTCACGTTCGCCCAAAATATAAACTACTTCGTGAACactgtgtgttttgtcattgtCCAAATTATTCCGGATTTAAAAGTCTGTTCTCAAAATGTGAACATCACCTGTTAATTATGCAAAGgctatataaaatatacattcatGATTTTTCGTCCGTTTTGTTCTTCGCTTTTAGGACAATTTCGGACCCgtttaccgttttttttttcttctgctgtCATTCTACACAGTCGTCAATACCGGCGCAAGATGGCGGCCGTTTGACGTCCGGAGGCGTTATTCCCGTGACAGCACCATCGAAGAAGAAAAGGGGGCCGCGGCTAGCATAGCTACCCAGACTAAACGGGGGCAAAGCGCGAGGTCGAACTTCAACATCAACATGTTGAAAAAGTTGGTAAGAGACAGACTCATCGCGGTCGCCGACGAAATCTTCGGACTGTTTGCAGGAACGATAACATCGTACGAGGAGCAACTTTGTCGAGCGAGAGAGGAGAGCGAGCGACACCGACGACAACTGGAAACAGTTTGCAAGACTCAAATTATCATACGCGTCGAAGGTCTGTTCACTCAATGTCtattatttacaaaatgtaaatgatcTAAAAGGGAAGTACGTTAATTGTGTACGTTTTACAAAACCAGCGAgaccaaaatgttaaaaatttgaatttaagCCCTTTTCCTGTCCACGAGAGATGATTAGCTGTCAAGCAACGACACAGTCGTAATGCGCCAATGTATCATTATGACACGCGATCAcgtttgtaaatattatttcttATGATCGTTTTAGCTGAAAAGTTCATTTTAACAAACGAGCATAACCAAACTAATGGACGCAATCTTGCTTTTCCCGACCAGCCAATCGGAACATTACCTTGCTGTCATGTGACAGGTAAACGGACTAGCATAATGataaatatgtttgtttgttctaaTGCAAAGCTATAGAAGTACAGTAAGATTGTTTCCATTTATTTAACTGTGTATTTACAAAACATTAACAACCtcgaagttctttttttttctttatagtttttcaatttacagaacacgtATTtatccccttctcaaattcttatttttttttgcatttgtttcccaactttaatgtttaaggtcATCAAATATAATATCCTATGCATATcaaatacatataaaatgtcattttaaatggtgattttaatttattgaagaAACAACAAAACTCTTCAAAGCTATTTGGCCCtgtatgaaaaagtaatgcGCCCCTAAACCCAATAACTGTTTGGGCcctcctcagcagcaacaactgaaatcaagcgttttttgATAACTGGTAATGagtctctgtggagatattttggctcactcttccttgtagaattctttgaattcagcaacactATCATGTAACAAGACATACACCTTCCGGAAAGTTCACCTTTTGTCTCGTCAATCCATAGATCTCCCAAAAGTATTGGGAATCattcttatgtttttttaaattattattattattattatttatttatttttttagcagaaGTAAGATGaccctttgttctttttggtcagcagtgattattattattttttttcacctttaaactctgccatggatgccatttttgtcgcttccttattgttatgtcatgaacactgaccttatctgaggcaagggaggcctgcagttctttagaagttgtcctgaatgatgagtcattgctcttctcttggggtaatctttgtagacTGGCCACTCCTGGCAagtttcaccactgttccatgttttctccatgtgaggataatggctctacCCGTGGCTCACTGGAATCCTCAAACTTTATAAGTTGCCATTACAGACTGATACaccaattatgttttttttctcatttgttcttagatttctttggattgtggcattttgttgtaGCCTTTTGAGCTCTTTtggccaacttcattttgtcagaaaggttcaatttaagtgatttcttgcttgaacaggtctggaggtcaTTTTATTTGCCATTTTTTGAGGTCCTTGTGAGTGACGCAGTATATTCTTGACGCCAATTGGCTATCATGATGTAGCCTCTTGTGAATTTGATTTGAGTGGGCAggtatttaaatattaattgtCAAACCTATTTTACAACAGTGGCAATTTCAAGTCCTGTCGTTTGCAAGCGGTTTTGGCGTTCAAacccttttgcattcaattaaCAAACCGCAAAGATGTCAAACTTATACCATGTCACAAATTCATGACCTACGTTATGCATTAaacaggagaggaaaaaaatagcattttgatggcatgggacctttaatggatcaaatttaattttgatttaaaaactacatattctgtttacttgggttatctttgtctgatatttacatttgtttgattatcttaaggagacatattttaccaaaccaactttttctagtatttgggatacCATATTGTCTCTACGGTGCCTCAGTgagcatgtgaaatatgaattaaaactgTCCACGCATTCTTGAGtttcagacgtttttctgccaggaggcctgaaatcaggtcattcgaatttctcaagcttatcttcctcactagtgaagatctccgcctacctctcccgAGCCAGGGCTGTCAacgtaacaaacacgtgtgctctcacaagtgggtcatCAACACGGAGGCAACCTATCAGAGGAAAGGGCAGGGTCGAGCCCAGTTATGGACAAAGCGggtacaaaactgggtcaaacagaagtagctgtcagaggggccttttctggacactcgtatgacaaaaccaaggtgtttttttaaaaatgaaattgacacttttatactaagtccatgttacagAGGCACTCTATGGAAGTCTACATAGCCAAAATACGGAACCTTTAAAgtggaaacaatgcaaaactaatttgagaaggggcaaatacttttttacaGCACTATATATATTTCAACCCTTTTGTATTTAATAGTATGTTGTATCCAGGGTTGCAACTAAcgattaatttaataatcaatCTGTCTCTTAGCTTTCGGatgaattggggaaaaaaaacatattttttaaatttccatccctttattaaaaaacggAACATTATTTCAGATTGACCATGCAGAAAATGCACCAACATAAGTTGATTATGATTTAGTTACAGGTTTGGTATGCAGGTTCCGTAACATGTCAGTCAATAGGCAACTTgacttttggaatgtgggaggaaactggggtatccggagaaaacccacgcaggcccggggagaacacagagggggccgggatttgaaccccggtcctcagaactgtgaggcggctgtgctaaccagtcacccggCGTGCCGccttataatttatatataaataaatcatttttcttACAAGAGCTTTTGCCTAGGATGACCAGACAGGGCTTTccagatgaaaacaaaacaaattattaaaccaaagtgaaatTACAGCTGGGTTACATTATAactgatcacagtgattgtatATAAAAGTACAGAAAACTATTCAGTCCCAAGTATTTAATGAATTTATGAAGCTATAGGACGTATATTCACAATTCTCAGTGTGTAGTGGTACAAACTCTACtggtttgtaaaaaataaaataaaatatatatatattttggaggGACGCTGTTAACTAACATTTAATTGCATGAACTTTTACCACAGTATACAATCACCTGGCTTcagtgtgggcagcgtgggttcagtttccactcagtgaagTGATTGTAAGTGTGAACTGTTGTCTGTTtgtacatgtgccctgcgactgaccggcTGTAGTCCAGGCTGTTGTTTGCCTTttggccaaagtcagccgggataggctccaactaaTCAGCGACCCTGAAGACGATGAGCGGTATacaaaacggatggatgaatgaatggattacCGCAGCAATGTTTCATTTACACATAGCTGTTTTCTTTAGAATGCGGACGTGTCTGTAGCTAGTTGGAGTAGGggcttacaaacaaacaagtgacGTGTGTGCTAAGCAATATAACTGAACGGGTCATCACATGACATTTGGAAGAATCGCAAAATAGTTGATGTGTTTGAGCCAAATTGTGTTTGCGTTGCTCATGTCCTGCAGACCTCCAGCAGCAGTCGGGGGGCTCCAGTTTGGAGCAGGAGCATCCACAACCCCTCCAccttaaagaggaagaggagcatcCACAACCCCTctacattaaagaggatgtgaAGGATCCACAGCGCCTCCATgttaaggaggaagaggagcaggaCGACGTCAGAGAGTTTCCACAGACCCGTGTTTCTGCGGAAAGTAAAGACAACAAAGATGATTCACTTGAGCTGTCAAAACTTCATCATCACAGTCCAAGTGGAGATCAATGTGaaggaccaccaccaccaaaaaatattttagctcCACTGTCTGACAGTAACCACACTGAAGAACCTTTGAGGAGTAGCGAAGACTGTGAAGGTGACGTTAAACAATCGCAATGCTCTGAAAAGGAGACAATTCCTGGCCGCAAGGAAACTTCGCAGACATGTGAACGTtttacctgctcagtttgtggcaaaaGTTTTGTTAGCAATTCAGTATTGATTGTCCACGTAAGAagacacacgggagaaaaaccttttggttgctcagtttgcggtaaaaGATTCATTCAAAGGGCAAGCTTTGTATTACATatgagaacgcacactggagaaaaaccctttcgTTGTTCTGTTTGTCATAAAACCTTTTCTCGCAAGGATCATATGGGaacacacatgagaacacacacgggaga contains:
- the LOC133400222 gene encoding zinc finger protein 37-like: MLKDLVRERLIAAADEIFGLFETTIASYEEQLCRAKEENELQRQQLEAVCKTQVVLHVQDIQRHRSSSLKQEHLQSPHIKEEKEEADISKLPLTAPHIESVDGNDEPPESLQLHHSPSRNRCGGSPPDDLLAPLSDCEDMEELLRSDVEREGDDKQSNHSEKMTTFDKEETSQMCEQHFTCSVCGKRLANNSILMRHLRTHTGEKPFGCLVCGKRFTQKPSMVSHMRTHTGEKPFVCLVCGKAFTQKPHLVSHMRTHTGEKPFSCSICGGRFRHRSNLNAHMRKHQTERINVLQ
- the LOC133400213 gene encoding zinc finger protein 12-like isoform X1; this encodes MLKELVRERLIAAADEIFGLFERTIASYEEQLGRAREETERHRRQLESVGVTRIVVHVKDLQQQSGGSSLEQEHPQPLHLKEEAEHPQPLHLKEDVKDPQYVRIKEEEEKAEVTEFPLTCVSVGSKNYEDEPCEPSELHRHSLSGDQCGRPPPENLLAPLSDGDATEESLRRNDDYEGDIGQSQCSEMETTPGRKETSQTCNRRFSCPACGKTFVSNSALIIHTRIHTGEKPFGCSVCGKGFTCKVGFVTHMRTHSGEKPFSCPLCHKKFSRKDHMGTHLKTHTREKPFCSVCGRKFPHKSSLNMHMCAHDTERKKVLLQ
- the LOC133400213 gene encoding zinc finger protein 12-like isoform X2, whose protein sequence is MLKELVRERLIAAADEIFGLFERTIASYEEQLGRAREETERHRRQLESVGVTRIVVHVKDLQQQSGGSSLEQEHPQPLHLKEEAEHPQPLHLKEDVKDPHKNYEDEPCEPSELHRHSLSGDQCGRPPPENLLAPLSDGDATEESLRRNDDYEGDIGQSQCSEMETTPGRKETSQTCNRRFSCPACGKTFVSNSALIIHTRIHTGEKPFGCSVCGKGFTCKVGFVTHMRTHSGEKPFSCPLCHKKFSRKDHMGTHLKTHTREKPFCSVCGRKFPHKSSLNMHMCAHDTERKKVLLQ
- the LOC133400214 gene encoding zinc finger protein 624-like, which produces MLKKLVRDRLIAVADEIFGLFAGTITSYEEQLCRAREESERHRRQLETVCKTQIIIRVEDLQQQSGGSSLEQEHPQPLHLKEEEEHPQPLYIKEDVKDPQRLHVKEEEEQDDVREFPQTRVSAESKDNKDDSLELSKLHHHSPSGDQCEGPPPPKNILAPLSDSNHTEEPLRSSEDCEGDVKQSQCSEKETIPGRKETSQTCERFTCSVCGKSFVSNSVLIVHVRRHTGEKPFGCSVCGKRFIQRASFVLHMRTHTGEKPFRCSVCHKTFSRKDHMGTHMRTHTGEKPFSCSVCGVRFRHKSSLNVHMRLHSTERIK